The window GTGGTAATGGCCGGGTGCTGACCGGTTTGTATAGCGTATTGCTCTGCAGGTAAACCAAACGAATCGTAACCCATTGGATGCAATACATTAAAGCCTTTAAGGCGTTTGTATCTCGAAAAAATATCAGATGCAATGTAACCCAGTGGATGGCCAACATGTAAACCTGCACCCGATGGGTACGGGAACATATCTAACACATAATACTTTGGCTTTTCAGAATTGCTTTCGGCTTTGAAGGTTTGATTGTCTGCCCAAAATTTCTGCCACTTTTGTTCTATTTCTTTGAATTGGTAATCCATTGCAGGTTTTAAAATTTTTAATGCGCGAAATTACGCAAATAAAGGGGTTTAGTAAAACATAAATTTTGGATGAAAATCAAAGACCTCACAGCCCTTAAAAATCTGTGAGGTTTGTTTTTCAGATAAAAAAAGCGCCATCAGTTAAAAACCAATGGCGCTTTTAAATAATAAGGAGATCCGGGTTTTATCTCGACAGGTAATAAACCTTTTTAATTCTATTGTTTATGGTTGCCGTAAACTGAAATTTGTTTCCGGTAATACTATTTACCGCACAAAAATTGCTTCCATCGTTCAAATCCATGGTAAACTGATCTGAATAAATGATAATGTAGGTACCGATGGTTCTGTTACCTGATAAACTCACTTCTACCTGATCATCGTTGTTTGCTTTATAGTCAACATAATCGCTGGTTTTACCATAAGTTACATCACCATTAATTTTGGTAGGATCTTTTAAGGTTTCTTCAGCAGTATATCCAGTAGTAACAATTTTATCCAATGTCCATCTTCCTAACATCTGCGCTTTTAATGAAGTTGTGTCCTTTTTACAAGATATAATCGTGCTAGTAACAATTAATAATAGCCCTAGTAAAGTAATTTGCCTTTTCATAGTTAAAATTTTAGTCTTAAGTTTTATGATTAACGGCGTTTCAACAAATTTCGTACCGTATTTTGACAAAATGATGAATTAATTAAAAAATTCAATCTTTGGACTAAAACCTTATCCCATCCGTTAATGTTCATTTAGGCCCCTTTTAAATTGGTGTTTATCAGGTATAATTTATATTTTCGCAGAAACAAAAATGAAATACATGGAAGAATTCGAAGTAAGTGACGCATCTAAGAAAACCAAAACCGTATACATCTCTACGATCATTAGTATTGCTTTGGTTTTGTTAATGCTGGGGCTGCTTGGGTTGGTACTTGTACATGCCAAAAACCTGTCTAACTACGTTAAAGAGAACATCGTTTTAAATATTATTGTGGATGAAGGCGCAAAAGAAGCCGATGTACTGGCCTTTCAGAAAGAGTTAAATGCTAACCCTGCCGTAAAGCAAACGCAATACGTAAACAAAGAACTTGCAGCAAGAAATTTAACACAGGATTTAGGCGAAGATTTTGTTAACTTTTTAGGTTACAACCCCTTGACTTCTACTTTCGATGTGTATTTAAAAGCAGAATATGCCAACAATAAAAGTATCGATGCTTTAAAAGCCAGTATTTCTAAAAATCCTGTGGTTAAAGAAGTGGTTTACCAGAGCTCATTAATTGATATGGTAAATAAAAATATCAGCACCATTGGTTTAATTATTTTAGCATTTGCTATTTTGCTATTAATCATATCTATAGCACTGATAAACAATACAATACGACTAGCCATTTACTCGCAACGCTTTTTAATTAAAAGTATGCAGCTGGTTGGTGCAACGAAAAATTTTATCAGACGTCCTTTCTTACTGTATGCTGCCCTGCACGGTTTAATTGCGGCCTTTATTGCCATTATTATCCTTTTGGCCACATTGATATACGCCCGTAAAGAAGTACCCGAAATTATAATTTTAAATAATTATACTGAATTTGGTTTCGTATTTATAGGCCTTTTAATTGTGGGCATTTTTATAACGGGTATTAGTACCTGGTTTGCAGTAAGTAGATATTTACGTTTAAAATCTTATC is drawn from Pedobacter sp. HDW13 and contains these coding sequences:
- a CDS encoding ABC transporter permease; its protein translation is MEEFEVSDASKKTKTVYISTIISIALVLLMLGLLGLVLVHAKNLSNYVKENIVLNIIVDEGAKEADVLAFQKELNANPAVKQTQYVNKELAARNLTQDLGEDFVNFLGYNPLTSTFDVYLKAEYANNKSIDALKASISKNPVVKEVVYQSSLIDMVNKNISTIGLIILAFAILLLIISIALINNTIRLAIYSQRFLIKSMQLVGATKNFIRRPFLLYAALHGLIAAFIAIIILLATLIYARKEVPEIIILNNYTEFGFVFIGLLIVGIFITGISTWFAVSRYLRLKSYHLYR